From Bacillus basilensis, a single genomic window includes:
- a CDS encoding peptide ABC transporter substrate-binding protein, which yields MKKKMPVFVVSTVAMSMMLGACSYQKDEPQANAKGDSGKSGAKQVINLTEVSEIPTMDTTLASDAASSKVMNNTMEGLYRLGKGDKLVPGVAKSHTKSEDGKKYTFKLREDAKWSNGDPVTAKDFVYAWQRAVNPDTAAKSGYIMLDVKNAEKINKRELSPDQLGVKAIDDYTFEVELDNPVPYFLDLTVYPLFFPLNEKYMKEQGEKFGLEANTTLYNGPFVLNEWKHEQSFRLKKNPSYWDQKEVKLEEVNFNVVKDTGAAVNLYNTNAIDRVGLSAELVDKYKGQQDFKTINDPTVFFLRFNQKNPALANKNIRKAISSAYDRDGIGEVILNNGSKGAYGLVPSDFVKGPDKQDFRKENGKLSKVDVKEAKKFWEAGKKELGKDKIEIEFLNFDNEESKKIGEYVKGELEKNLPGLTVTIKMQPFAQKLKLEDSGQFDISFTGWGPDFPDAITFLDMFITDGSQNKMSYSNAQYDDLIKKAKQEGSDVKGRWNDLLKAEKILFEDAAIAPVFQRGRSILERETIKDVYIHKYGGELSFKWASVEK from the coding sequence ATGAAAAAAAAGATGCCAGTTTTTGTAGTATCAACAGTAGCGATGAGCATGATGTTAGGGGCATGTAGCTACCAAAAAGATGAGCCGCAAGCGAACGCAAAAGGGGATAGCGGGAAAAGCGGTGCGAAGCAAGTCATTAATCTAACAGAAGTGTCTGAAATTCCGACAATGGATACAACACTTGCCTCGGATGCTGCTTCTTCAAAAGTTATGAATAATACAATGGAAGGGCTATATCGACTTGGGAAAGGCGATAAGTTAGTTCCGGGGGTAGCGAAATCCCATACGAAATCTGAAGATGGTAAAAAATATACATTTAAATTGCGAGAAGACGCTAAATGGTCGAATGGTGATCCTGTAACAGCAAAAGATTTTGTATATGCATGGCAAAGAGCAGTTAACCCTGATACGGCAGCGAAATCAGGATATATTATGCTTGATGTGAAAAATGCAGAGAAAATTAATAAAAGAGAGCTATCACCGGATCAATTAGGTGTAAAAGCGATAGATGATTATACATTTGAAGTTGAATTGGATAATCCAGTTCCATATTTTCTTGATTTAACGGTGTACCCACTATTTTTCCCATTAAATGAGAAGTATATGAAAGAACAGGGAGAAAAATTTGGTTTGGAAGCAAATACAACTTTGTATAACGGTCCATTTGTATTAAATGAATGGAAACATGAACAAAGTTTCCGATTAAAGAAAAATCCAAGCTATTGGGATCAAAAAGAAGTGAAATTAGAAGAAGTTAATTTTAATGTTGTAAAAGATACAGGAGCAGCTGTTAATTTGTATAATACGAATGCGATTGACAGAGTTGGTTTATCTGCGGAATTAGTTGATAAGTATAAAGGGCAACAAGATTTTAAAACAATTAATGATCCAACTGTATTCTTCTTACGTTTTAATCAAAAAAATCCAGCTTTAGCTAACAAAAATATTCGTAAGGCTATTTCTAGTGCATACGATCGAGATGGTATTGGTGAGGTTATTTTAAACAACGGTTCTAAGGGAGCTTACGGTTTAGTACCATCTGATTTTGTTAAGGGACCAGATAAGCAGGATTTCAGAAAAGAAAATGGAAAACTTTCAAAAGTCGATGTGAAGGAAGCTAAAAAATTCTGGGAAGCAGGAAAGAAAGAATTAGGTAAAGATAAAATAGAAATAGAATTTTTAAACTTTGATAATGAAGAATCTAAGAAAATTGGTGAGTATGTAAAGGGAGAATTAGAAAAGAATTTACCGGGTCTAACAGTAACAATTAAGATGCAGCCATTTGCACAAAAATTAAAACTTGAAGATAGTGGACAGTTTGATATTTCATTTACTGGATGGGGACCTGATTTCCCTGATGCAATCACATTCCTTGATATGTTTATAACAGATGGTTCACAAAATAAAATGAGTTATTCTAATGCCCAGTATGATGACCTTATTAAAAAGGCAAAGCAAGAAGGTTCGGATGTAAAAGGACGTTGGAATGACCTGTTAAAAGCAGAAAAAATCTTATTTGAGGATGCAGCAATTGCACCAGTATTCCAACGTGGTAGATCTATATTAGAAAGAGAAACAATTAAAGATGTATATATCCACAAATATGGCGGCGAATTAAGCTTTAAGTGGGCATCTGTAGAAAAATAA
- a CDS encoding TerC family protein has translation MDLEFLTSVLMIVGIDVVLGGDNAIVIALASRNLPESKRNKAILIGTLLAIVLRIVLTILAVYLLDIPFLQLTGGVLLTLIAVNLLTDNSNDLSSIQGKTTLFQAVRTIVFADLVMGFDNVIAIAGAAHGRFSLVIIGLLISIPIIIWGSKLILILMERFPFLIYCGAAILSYTAGKMVTHEDRLATFFHNNPSFTASIPYLFIFTILCIGFIVQQVRLRNVKH, from the coding sequence ATGGACTTAGAGTTTTTAACATCTGTACTAATGATTGTCGGTATCGATGTTGTATTAGGTGGTGACAACGCAATTGTCATCGCACTAGCTAGCCGAAATTTACCTGAATCAAAGCGAAATAAAGCCATTTTGATCGGTACTCTTTTAGCAATCGTACTAAGAATTGTCCTTACTATACTAGCTGTCTATTTACTCGACATTCCATTTCTGCAACTGACCGGGGGCGTTTTACTTACATTAATTGCAGTAAATTTACTAACTGATAATAGCAACGATCTTTCTTCTATTCAAGGAAAAACAACTTTATTTCAAGCTGTGCGTACAATAGTATTCGCGGATCTCGTTATGGGATTTGACAACGTTATTGCCATTGCAGGAGCAGCTCACGGAAGATTTTCACTCGTAATAATCGGCTTACTCATTTCTATCCCGATTATTATTTGGGGCAGCAAACTCATTTTAATACTTATGGAACGCTTTCCATTCCTCATTTATTGCGGGGCAGCGATTCTCTCCTATACAGCAGGAAAAATGGTCACACATGAAGACCGACTTGCAACCTTTTTTCATAACAACCCGAGTTTCACTGCAAGCATTCCGTACTTGTTTATTTTCACCATTTTATGCATCGGCTTTATCGTTCAACAAGTTCGATTACGCAATGTGAAACATTAA
- the spx gene encoding transcriptional regulator Spx: MVTLYSSPSCTSCRKAKLWLEENHIPYTERNIFSDPLTIEEIKEILRMTESGTDEIISTRSKVFQELNVNLESLPLQDLYKMIRDYPGILRRPIMIDEKRLQVGYNEDEIRRFLPRTVRTFQLREAQRLVN; this comes from the coding sequence ATGGTAACATTATATAGTTCTCCAAGCTGTACGTCTTGTAGAAAGGCGAAGTTATGGCTAGAGGAAAATCATATTCCTTATACAGAACGTAATATTTTCTCAGATCCATTAACAATTGAGGAAATTAAAGAGATTTTACGTATGACAGAAAGCGGAACGGATGAGATTATTTCTACTCGTTCGAAAGTTTTCCAAGAATTAAATGTAAACTTAGAGTCTTTACCACTTCAAGATTTATATAAGATGATTCGTGACTATCCAGGGATTTTACGTCGTCCAATTATGATTGACGAGAAACGCCTTCAAGTAGGTTACAATGAAGACGAAATCCGCCGCTTCTTACCCCGTACAGTAAGAACGTTCCAATTGCGTGAAGCACAGCGTCTTGTAAATTAA